The following coding sequences are from one Streptomyces sp. NBC_01232 window:
- a CDS encoding DUF6479 family protein has translation MDMILSVDPVAWDIVWFLVVGILVAGMLLGGFKLGQRVRAKEPPPPAADEQPHLPDGGAVYEVREERDQVEIPEGGLRPHEMQGYGNFGSTTSTHPDEVRAERESGYKLPEGPGPHPQPGAPPDAGRGAHS, from the coding sequence ATGGACATGATCCTGAGCGTGGACCCGGTCGCCTGGGACATCGTGTGGTTCCTCGTCGTCGGCATCCTCGTCGCCGGCATGCTGCTCGGCGGCTTCAAGCTGGGCCAGCGGGTCCGGGCCAAGGAACCGCCGCCCCCCGCCGCCGATGAGCAACCCCACCTGCCGGACGGCGGGGCGGTCTACGAGGTCCGCGAGGAGCGGGACCAGGTGGAGATTCCCGAGGGCGGACTGCGGCCGCACGAGATGCAGGGCTACGGGAACTTCGGCTCCACCACCTCCACCCACCCCGACGAGGTCCGGGCGGAACGGGAGTCCGGCTACAAGCTGCCGGAGGGCCCCGGTCCGCATCCACAGCCGGGGGCTCCCCCGGACGCCGGGCGCGGAGCGCACTCCTGA
- the ligD gene encoding non-homologous end-joining DNA ligase — protein sequence MTPITLVEGRRIALSNLDKVLYPETGFTKGEVLHYYATVAEPLLAHIHDRPVSFLRYPDGPDGQLFFTKNPPPGTPAWVKTTPVPRSEDVTAAQVVVADLATLMWSANLVVEFHTPQWPVGHPALADRLVLDLDPGPPATVVECCAAALWLRDRLAADGLEAHAKTSGSKGMHLAVPLEPTPSERVSAYAKQLAQEAERELPGLVVHRMAKALRPGKVFVDHSQNAAAKTTAAPYTLRARARPTVSAPVSWAEVGACRTPAGLVLLADDIAPRLARDGDLFAPLTDPERARPLPGTGTRP from the coding sequence ATGACGCCGATCACATTGGTGGAGGGCCGTCGCATCGCGCTCAGCAATCTCGACAAGGTCCTGTACCCGGAGACCGGCTTCACCAAGGGCGAGGTGCTCCACTACTACGCCACCGTCGCGGAGCCGCTGCTCGCCCACATCCACGACCGGCCGGTGTCCTTCCTGCGCTATCCCGACGGACCGGACGGCCAGCTCTTCTTCACGAAGAATCCGCCCCCCGGCACGCCCGCCTGGGTGAAGACCACCCCCGTGCCGCGCTCCGAGGACGTGACCGCCGCCCAGGTGGTCGTCGCCGACCTGGCCACCCTCATGTGGTCCGCCAACCTCGTCGTGGAGTTCCACACCCCCCAGTGGCCCGTCGGCCACCCCGCGCTCGCCGACCGATTGGTCCTCGACCTCGACCCCGGCCCGCCCGCCACCGTCGTCGAGTGCTGCGCCGCCGCGCTCTGGCTGCGCGACCGGCTCGCGGCCGACGGCCTGGAGGCCCACGCCAAGACCTCCGGCTCCAAGGGCATGCACCTGGCCGTGCCGCTGGAGCCGACCCCCTCCGAGCGCGTGTCCGCGTACGCGAAGCAGCTCGCCCAGGAGGCCGAGCGCGAGCTCCCCGGCCTGGTCGTGCACCGCATGGCCAAGGCGCTGCGCCCCGGCAAGGTCTTCGTCGACCACAGCCAGAACGCCGCCGCCAAGACCACCGCCGCCCCCTACACCCTGCGCGCTCGGGCCCGGCCCACCGTGTCCGCGCCCGTCTCCTGGGCGGAGGTCGGGGCCTGCCGGACCCCCGCCGGCCTGGTCCTCCTCGCCGACGACATCGCCCCGAGGCTCGCCCGCGACGGGGACCTCTTCGCCCCGCTGACCGACCCCGAGCGGGCCCGCCCGCTCCCCGGGACGGGGACCCGGCCGTGA
- a CDS encoding TetR/AcrR family transcriptional regulator — protein sequence MTVRAYRRLSVEERRAQLLTAALSLFAHRAPEEVSLDDVAEAAGVSRPLVYRYFPGGKQQLYEAALRSAADVLELCFAEPQEGPLTRRLSRALDRYLAFVDEHDAGFAALLQGGSVVETSRTTATVDGIRRAAADQILLHLGAPAPGPRLRMMVRTWITAVEAASLIWIDEGKQPEVEHLRDWLLDQFIALLTATAATDPETAEAARAALALESPDGPVGVLARRVIPVVSEAAHLL from the coding sequence ATGACCGTACGCGCGTACCGCAGGCTGAGCGTCGAGGAGCGGCGAGCCCAACTCCTCACCGCCGCCCTCTCGCTGTTCGCGCACCGGGCGCCGGAGGAGGTCTCGCTCGACGACGTCGCCGAGGCCGCCGGGGTGTCCCGCCCGCTCGTCTACCGCTACTTCCCGGGCGGCAAGCAGCAGCTCTACGAGGCCGCCCTGCGCTCGGCGGCGGACGTCCTCGAACTGTGCTTCGCCGAACCCCAGGAGGGGCCCCTCACCCGGCGCCTCTCGCGCGCACTGGACCGCTACCTCGCCTTCGTCGACGAACACGACGCCGGCTTCGCGGCCCTCCTCCAGGGCGGCAGCGTCGTGGAGACCTCCCGCACGACGGCGACCGTGGACGGCATCCGCCGGGCCGCCGCCGACCAGATCCTCCTCCACCTGGGCGCCCCGGCCCCGGGCCCCCGGCTGCGCATGATGGTCCGTACGTGGATCACCGCGGTCGAGGCGGCCTCCCTCATCTGGATCGACGAGGGCAAGCAGCCGGAGGTCGAGCACCTGCGGGACTGGCTCCTGGACCAGTTCATCGCCCTCCTGACGGCCACCGCCGCCACGGATCCGGAAACGGCGGAGGCCGCCCGCGCCGCCCTCGCGCTGGAATCGCCGGACGGTCCGGTCGGGGTCCTGGCCCGCCGTGTGATCCCGGTGGTGTCCGAGGCCGCCCACCTGCTGTGA
- a CDS encoding nuclease-related domain-containing protein has protein sequence MRGLKVLPSGRPGRGRLYVNLPDGQAVAWYDRQANRISVLADDHREAILAALRPYLSGTVSIGPPPVPTASDLRRLALAPDADLAPNRPGETLLGELEHGPAGTRARHRLRQDLTAQQRMGDAFDALEPDGWRILHCVPLPGLGHIDHLLIGPPGIFCVRTVPGRRQRAVVGDLLLTVGRTEPRPEPRWIRRAAALATTALAARVTPALAVVDASRVETAPSVRDIRVLQPPTATPTLAAAPPTLKPPEIDSLFAKARTTTTWLPTPSRP, from the coding sequence ATGCGCGGACTCAAGGTACTGCCGAGCGGCCGGCCCGGCCGCGGCCGGCTGTATGTCAACCTGCCCGACGGGCAGGCGGTGGCCTGGTACGACCGGCAGGCCAACCGCATCAGCGTCCTCGCGGACGACCACCGCGAGGCGATCCTGGCGGCCTTGCGCCCCTACCTGAGCGGGACCGTCTCGATCGGCCCGCCGCCGGTCCCCACAGCCTCCGACCTGCGACGTCTCGCGCTGGCGCCGGACGCCGACCTGGCCCCGAACCGCCCGGGGGAGACCCTGCTGGGAGAACTGGAACACGGCCCGGCGGGCACCAGAGCCCGCCACCGGCTGCGCCAGGACCTCACTGCGCAGCAGCGGATGGGCGATGCCTTCGACGCCCTGGAGCCCGACGGCTGGCGGATCCTGCACTGCGTTCCGCTCCCGGGCCTGGGCCACATCGACCACCTGCTCATCGGCCCGCCCGGGATCTTCTGCGTGCGTACGGTCCCGGGCCGCCGCCAGCGCGCGGTGGTCGGCGACCTGCTGCTCACGGTGGGCCGCACGGAACCCCGCCCGGAGCCGCGCTGGATCCGCCGCGCGGCGGCCCTGGCCACGACGGCCCTGGCGGCGAGGGTCACCCCGGCGCTGGCGGTGGTCGACGCCTCACGGGTGGAGACGGCCCCCTCGGTGCGCGACATCCGCGTCCTCCAGCCCCCGACGGCCACCCCGACCCTCGCGGCAGCCCCGCCGACCCTGAAACCCCCGGAGATCGATTCCCTCTTCGCCAAGGCCCGCACCACCACCACCTGGCTCCCCACCCCGTCCCGCCCCTAG
- the ku gene encoding non-homologous end joining protein Ku gives MRSIWNGAISFGLVSIPIKLVNATESHSISFRQIHVSDGGRVRYRKVCELDGEEVPSAEIGKGYEEADGSIVPITDEDLAQLPLATAKTIEIMSFVPAEEIDPLQMDAAYYLAANGATAAKPYTLLREALKRSRKVAIAKYALRGRERLGMLRVVDDVIAMHGLLWPDEIRAPEGVAPDVSVSVRDAELDLADALMATLGEVEMASLHDDYRDAVEAMIVAKSEGAFEPTEAVLEPAGGQVIDLMAALEKSVRAAKASRGEGGGGAGSGEGGAGAGAEVTPIRRKSGAGAGTRAAAPKAVGGKKSTAASARKTAAAATKKKTTTGRSASAKSTSGTAKSTAKSTAKSTAKSTAKTAATAKKAGAGAGAAKKAATPRKRTSA, from the coding sequence GTGCGATCCATTTGGAACGGGGCGATCTCCTTCGGCCTGGTCAGCATCCCGATCAAGCTCGTGAACGCCACCGAGAGCCACTCGATCTCCTTTCGCCAGATCCATGTGAGTGACGGCGGACGCGTCCGGTACCGCAAGGTGTGCGAGCTGGACGGGGAGGAGGTGCCGAGCGCCGAGATCGGCAAGGGGTACGAGGAGGCCGACGGGTCGATCGTGCCGATCACGGACGAGGACCTCGCGCAGCTGCCGCTGGCCACCGCGAAGACGATCGAGATCATGTCGTTCGTACCGGCGGAGGAGATCGATCCGCTGCAGATGGACGCGGCGTACTACCTCGCGGCGAACGGGGCGACGGCGGCCAAGCCGTACACGCTGCTGCGGGAGGCGCTGAAGCGGAGCCGGAAGGTCGCGATCGCCAAGTACGCCCTGCGGGGGCGGGAGCGGCTGGGCATGCTGCGGGTCGTGGACGACGTGATCGCGATGCACGGGCTGCTGTGGCCGGACGAGATCCGGGCGCCGGAAGGGGTGGCGCCGGACGTCTCGGTGTCGGTGCGGGACGCCGAACTCGACCTGGCGGACGCGCTGATGGCGACGCTGGGGGAGGTGGAGATGGCCTCGCTGCACGACGACTACCGGGATGCCGTGGAAGCGATGATCGTGGCGAAGTCGGAGGGGGCGTTCGAGCCGACGGAGGCCGTCCTGGAACCGGCCGGGGGTCAGGTGATCGACCTGATGGCGGCGCTGGAGAAGAGTGTGCGCGCCGCGAAGGCTTCCCGGGGGGAGGGGGGCGGTGGCGCCGGCTCCGGCGAGGGCGGGGCCGGGGCCGGGGCCGAGGTGACTCCGATTCGGCGGAAGTCGGGGGCCGGTGCGGGCACGAGGGCGGCTGCGCCGAAGGCGGTGGGCGGGAAGAAGTCGACGGCGGCCTCGGCCAGGAAGACCGCGGCGGCCGCGACGAAGAAGAAGACGACCACGGGCAGGTCGGCTTCGGCCAAGTCCACTTCGGGCACGGCCAAGTCCACGGCCAAGTCCACGGCGAAGAGCACGGCCAAGAGCACGGCCAAGACGGCGGCGACCGCGAAGAAGGCGGGTGCGGGTGCGGGTGCGGCGAAGAAGGCGGCGACGCCGCGGAAGCGGACCTCGGCCTGA
- a CDS encoding ATP-dependent DNA ligase yields MRVALAAAVRTLPRGAGLAYEPKFDGHRLVVLRSATDVTLQARSGRIVTGAFPDLAAAALQLPADTVLDGEVVVWHAGRTDFALVQRRAAATAARAAVLAQRLPASYAAFDVLELAGLDLRPRPYERRRALLVDLLLPLGPPLQPVPMTTDPELAATWYETLPASGIEGLVVKRLDQAYPAGRRGWQKLRHTDVRDAAVVGYTGTARRPLALVLVLPVGDETPLVSSPLSAALRAEIAAEVAARGATSPSPATVTAIGLGEVPFRPLDPPLTAEVRHASARHPPPEVLRLRTDL; encoded by the coding sequence ATCCGCGTCGCGCTGGCCGCCGCCGTACGCACCCTGCCGCGCGGGGCGGGGCTGGCGTACGAGCCGAAGTTCGACGGCCACCGGCTCGTCGTGCTGCGCTCGGCGACCGACGTGACGCTCCAGGCACGCTCCGGCCGGATCGTGACCGGCGCCTTCCCCGACCTGGCCGCGGCCGCGCTGCAGTTGCCCGCCGACACGGTCCTCGACGGCGAGGTGGTCGTCTGGCACGCGGGCCGGACGGACTTCGCGCTGGTGCAGCGCCGGGCGGCCGCCACCGCCGCACGGGCCGCCGTACTCGCGCAGCGCCTGCCCGCCTCGTACGCCGCCTTCGACGTGCTGGAACTGGCCGGGCTCGACCTGCGCCCACGCCCGTACGAGCGCCGCCGCGCCCTCCTCGTCGACCTGCTCCTGCCGCTCGGGCCGCCGCTGCAACCGGTGCCGATGACGACCGACCCGGAACTGGCCGCCACCTGGTACGAGACCCTCCCGGCCAGCGGTATCGAGGGCCTCGTCGTGAAACGGCTGGACCAGGCCTACCCGGCCGGGCGGCGCGGCTGGCAGAAGCTGCGGCACACGGACGTCCGGGACGCCGCGGTGGTCGGCTACACCGGCACCGCGCGCCGGCCGCTCGCCCTGGTGCTCGTCCTGCCGGTCGGGGACGAGACCCCGCTGGTGTCGAGCCCGCTGTCGGCGGCGCTGCGCGCGGAGATCGCGGCCGAGGTGGCCGCCCGGGGGGCGACTTCGCCCTCCCCGGCCACGGTCACGGCGATCGGACTCGGGGAGGTCCCTTTCCGGCCGCTGGACCCGCCCCTGACGGCGGAGGTCCGGCACGCCTCGGCCCGGCACCCGCCACCGGAGGTCCTCCGGCTGCGAACGGACCTCTGA
- a CDS encoding HAMP domain-containing sensor histidine kinase, producing MRLPSWPSWPSWTATLTWKSACFIVVMCCSLAAVVGALVHVEVTRQTVATAREKALGKLHDVVRAYEAGEPLPRGSGLDPAGLPPELRALAVSGRRGTLVAEYRGRPTMWAAAPADGRALAAAIDYGQSARTISGLDNAIIGSSLLAIGGTLLVGAFAVTRVTRRLHQTATVARRITQGDLDARVNDPRTRTPSRHQDEVATVAAALDTMAGSLQSKLESERRFTADVAHELRTPLTGLQAASELLPEGRPTELVRERVRTMRQLTEDLLEISRLDSGSEVVEADLHQLGRLVRRVVRASGTDTEVAVVRDAHVETDRRRLERVLGNLVANAHKHGRAPVVLTVDGPVVTVRDHGDGFPEYLAAHGPQRFRSGGKGHGLGLTIAVGQAAVIGARLEFRAAEGGGGLAVLTLPGS from the coding sequence ATGAGACTGCCCTCCTGGCCCTCCTGGCCCTCCTGGACGGCCACGCTGACCTGGAAGTCGGCGTGCTTCATCGTGGTGATGTGCTGCTCGCTGGCGGCCGTGGTGGGTGCCCTCGTGCATGTGGAGGTGACCCGGCAGACGGTGGCCACGGCGCGGGAGAAGGCGCTCGGCAAACTGCACGACGTCGTACGCGCGTACGAGGCGGGTGAACCCCTTCCGCGCGGCTCGGGCCTGGATCCCGCGGGCCTGCCGCCGGAGCTGCGCGCCCTCGCCGTCAGCGGGCGCCGGGGCACGCTGGTCGCGGAGTACCGGGGCCGCCCGACCATGTGGGCGGCGGCTCCGGCGGACGGCCGGGCGCTCGCGGCCGCCATCGACTACGGGCAGAGCGCCCGCACGATCAGCGGGCTCGACAACGCGATCATCGGATCGTCACTGCTGGCGATCGGCGGCACGCTGCTGGTCGGCGCCTTCGCGGTGACCCGCGTGACCCGGCGGCTGCACCAGACGGCGACGGTGGCTCGGCGGATCACCCAGGGCGACCTCGACGCTCGCGTGAACGACCCGCGTACGAGGACCCCTTCGCGGCACCAGGACGAGGTGGCGACGGTGGCCGCGGCGCTGGACACGATGGCGGGGAGCCTGCAGTCGAAGCTGGAGAGCGAGCGGCGGTTCACGGCGGACGTGGCGCACGAGCTGCGCACGCCGCTGACGGGCCTGCAGGCGGCGTCGGAGCTGCTGCCGGAGGGCCGGCCGACGGAGCTGGTGCGCGAGCGGGTGCGGACGATGCGGCAGCTGACGGAGGACCTGCTGGAGATCTCCCGGCTGGACTCGGGCAGCGAGGTGGTGGAGGCCGATCTGCACCAGCTGGGGCGGTTGGTGCGGCGGGTGGTGCGGGCGTCCGGGACGGACACTGAGGTGGCGGTCGTCCGGGACGCGCACGTGGAGACGGACCGGCGCAGGCTGGAGCGGGTGCTCGGGAACCTTGTGGCCAACGCCCACAAGCACGGGCGGGCGCCGGTGGTGCTGACGGTGGACGGGCCGGTGGTGACCGTACGGGACCACGGGGACGGTTTCCCGGAGTACCTGGCGGCGCACGGCCCGCAGCGCTTCCGGAGCGGGGGCAAGGGCCACGGGCTGGGGCTGACCATCGCGGTGGGGCAGGCGGCCGTGATCGGGGCGCGGCTGGAGTTCCGGGCGGCGGAGGGCGGCGGCGGCCTGGCGGTCCTCACGCTGCCGGGTTCCTAG